A window from Streptomyces sp. NBC_00271 encodes these proteins:
- the cas2e gene encoding type I-E CRISPR-associated endoribonuclease Cas2e gives MTVIVLTNCPAGLRGFLTRWLLEISAGVFVGNPSARIRDALWHEVQQYAGQGRALLTHTTNNEQGYTFRTHDHAWHPLDHDGVTLIHRPDMKPPSPQAPQPTTAPPGWSKAAKRRRFGKA, from the coding sequence GTGACCGTCATCGTCCTCACCAACTGCCCCGCAGGACTCCGTGGCTTCCTCACCCGATGGCTCCTGGAAATCTCCGCAGGCGTATTCGTGGGCAACCCGTCAGCCCGCATCCGCGACGCGCTCTGGCACGAGGTCCAGCAATACGCCGGTCAAGGACGCGCCCTGCTCACCCACACCACCAACAATGAACAGGGCTACACCTTCCGCACCCACGACCACGCATGGCACCCCCTCGACCACGACGGCGTCACCCTTATCCACCGCCCTGACATGAAACCCCCGTCCCCGCAGGCGCCCCAACCCACCACGGCTCCTCCCGGATGGAGCAAGGCGGCCAAACGCCGACGCTTCGGAAAAGCCTGA
- a CDS encoding UDP-glucose dehydrogenase family protein, whose translation MRISVIGCGHLGIPHAAAMAELGHEVIGVDVDQAKVDRLNAGECPIFEVGLPELLARHTESGRLRFTTDLREAATFAELHFIGVGTPIDADGRSYDTGQVYGAIRQLAPHLNRPCTIVGKSTVTVGTTRRVTALAQSLAPAGEDVDVVWNPEFLREGHAVEDTLRPDRLIAGLTTASAEKAIRDVYAPILDAGVPLFVTDPQTAELAKGAANTFLGLKISYINAVADMCDAADADISQIVDILGIDPRIGSGGMQPGIGYGGGCLPKDIRAFTASAGQLGAAAAATLLRAAERINEARTGVAMDLITRALGDQPVQGARVTVWGAAFKPGTNDVRESPALALAHVLQEAGGVVTVHDPQAVATAMIRNPELDYSDDLPASLDGADVVVLATEWPEYQQVDPHTLVDRPGTPLLVDCRTTLNAESWRAAGWTVHQLGRPGK comes from the coding sequence ATGCGCATTTCAGTAATCGGCTGTGGCCACCTCGGCATCCCGCACGCGGCGGCGATGGCTGAACTGGGCCACGAGGTCATCGGCGTGGATGTCGATCAGGCCAAGGTCGACCGGCTCAACGCGGGCGAGTGCCCCATCTTCGAGGTCGGGCTTCCCGAGCTGCTCGCCCGCCACACCGAGAGCGGGCGCCTGCGGTTCACCACCGACCTCCGCGAGGCTGCCACCTTCGCCGAGCTGCACTTCATTGGCGTCGGTACCCCCATCGACGCCGACGGCCGCTCCTACGACACCGGACAGGTCTACGGCGCCATCCGTCAACTCGCCCCCCATCTCAACCGCCCGTGCACGATCGTCGGGAAGTCGACCGTCACTGTCGGTACTACCCGCCGTGTCACGGCCCTCGCCCAGAGCCTGGCTCCCGCTGGCGAAGACGTCGACGTCGTGTGGAACCCGGAGTTCCTCCGGGAGGGGCACGCGGTCGAGGACACCCTCCGTCCGGACCGCCTCATCGCCGGGCTCACCACCGCCTCGGCGGAGAAGGCGATCCGCGACGTCTACGCCCCGATCCTGGACGCCGGTGTCCCCCTCTTCGTCACCGACCCGCAGACCGCCGAACTCGCCAAGGGCGCCGCGAACACCTTCCTCGGCTTGAAGATTTCGTACATCAACGCCGTCGCCGACATGTGCGATGCCGCCGACGCCGACATCTCCCAGATCGTGGACATTCTCGGCATCGACCCCCGCATCGGGTCCGGCGGCATGCAGCCCGGCATCGGCTACGGAGGCGGCTGCCTCCCCAAGGACATCCGCGCATTCACCGCCTCCGCCGGGCAACTGGGCGCCGCCGCGGCAGCCACCCTCCTGCGCGCCGCCGAGCGCATCAACGAAGCCCGCACCGGCGTTGCCATGGACCTCATCACCCGTGCCTTGGGCGACCAGCCTGTGCAGGGCGCTCGGGTGACCGTGTGGGGTGCCGCGTTCAAGCCCGGCACCAACGACGTCCGCGAGTCTCCGGCTCTCGCTCTGGCCCACGTCCTCCAGGAGGCCGGAGGTGTTGTCACGGTCCACGACCCGCAGGCCGTCGCCACTGCCATGATCCGTAACCCCGAGCTCGACTACTCCGACGACCTGCCCGCCTCGCTCGACGGTGCCGACGTCGTCGTGCTGGCCACAGAGTGGCCCGAGTACCAGCAGGTCGACCCTCACACCCTCGTGGACCGGCCCGGGACGCCCCTGCTCGTGGACTGCCGCACCACTCTCAACGCCGAGTCCTGGCGCGCGGCCGGCTGGACCGTCCACCAGCTCGGACGTCCCGGAAAGTAG
- a CDS encoding aminotransferase class III-fold pyridoxal phosphate-dependent enzyme gives MDQDSNVKLRGRLLTSSRPLPDFDVERAVGPWLHRTDGSRIFDGSSGLLCANVGQSSPKVFARIEQQFPRYSFGGAAVVQPHIQMELMDRLCTAVGRPDDSVALATCGTLGVEVAVGLARNIVRVRNGKRRGDILTSDLSYHGNSMLTLALAGNHARRPRPEDSLGLGPAFPAPYPPTHGHAHEGHGCDASCANEVARAIDSRGAENVAAVLIEPINGTTGGAFVPPRGYLRRVSEICRERNVLVIHDEVLTGLWRTGTPLASHHWDGCEPDLVILSKGLGAGYVSVGAVLVSPEIAPVLRHKDVDPLPAMGTMATHPLQAAACLGVLDELESMDFGAFAVRGERLGTSLRSLADWASVRDVRGVGYLYGVEVTPGLLWPLVEECERRGVFFYPFTGTGDPRSEGLVVAPPLNSSGEDIDFLTSVLTDAVAALS, from the coding sequence GTGGATCAGGATTCCAACGTCAAGCTCCGCGGCAGGCTGCTGACGTCCTCCCGCCCCCTGCCGGACTTCGATGTCGAGCGTGCGGTGGGACCGTGGCTCCACCGCACCGACGGCAGCCGCATCTTCGACGGATCGAGCGGACTCCTCTGCGCGAACGTGGGGCAGAGCAGTCCCAAGGTCTTCGCCCGTATCGAGCAGCAGTTCCCCCGTTACTCGTTCGGGGGCGCCGCTGTCGTCCAGCCCCACATCCAGATGGAGCTGATGGACCGCCTGTGCACGGCCGTTGGACGCCCCGACGACTCGGTCGCGCTGGCCACGTGCGGGACGCTCGGCGTAGAGGTCGCGGTGGGCCTGGCGCGGAACATCGTGCGGGTTCGCAACGGGAAGCGACGCGGAGACATCCTGACGTCCGATTTGAGTTACCACGGCAACAGCATGTTGACCCTCGCTCTCGCGGGGAATCACGCCAGGCGCCCGCGGCCGGAGGACTCGCTCGGTCTCGGCCCCGCCTTCCCGGCGCCTTACCCGCCGACGCACGGCCACGCCCATGAAGGGCACGGGTGCGATGCCTCGTGTGCCAACGAGGTGGCGCGGGCGATCGACAGCAGGGGCGCGGAGAACGTCGCCGCGGTCCTGATCGAGCCCATCAACGGGACCACGGGCGGCGCCTTCGTGCCCCCGCGGGGTTACCTGCGGCGGGTGTCGGAGATCTGCCGGGAGCGGAACGTCCTGGTCATTCACGATGAGGTCTTGACCGGGCTGTGGCGCACCGGCACGCCTCTGGCGAGTCATCACTGGGACGGGTGCGAGCCCGACCTGGTCATCCTGTCCAAGGGCTTGGGCGCCGGCTACGTCAGTGTGGGCGCGGTGCTGGTGTCGCCGGAGATCGCGCCTGTGCTGCGGCACAAGGACGTGGACCCGCTGCCCGCAATGGGCACCATGGCCACCCACCCGCTCCAGGCGGCGGCCTGCCTTGGAGTCCTGGACGAGCTGGAGTCCATGGACTTCGGCGCCTTCGCGGTTCGCGGAGAGCGTCTCGGAACGTCTCTGCGGTCCCTGGCCGACTGGGCGTCGGTGCGGGATGTCCGTGGCGTCGGCTACCTGTACGGGGTGGAGGTCACGCCGGGCCTGCTCTGGCCCTTGGTGGAGGAGTGCGAGCGGCGAGGCGTCTTCTTCTACCCGTTCACCGGAACTGGTGACCCGCGCAGCGAAGGCCTGGTCGTCGCGCCCCCGCTGAACTCCAGCGGCGAGGACATCGATTTCCTGACCTCCGTGCTCACCGACGCGGTGGCCGCCCTCAGCTAG
- a CDS encoding class I SAM-dependent methyltransferase codes for MPDLLPVPTAPGIVPLSAAAEWDAWYTRDARMRVPITDAEMELFHQHVDAAPGMLALDAGCGTGHWSRRLAAAGLGVLGMDVSPTALAMARWQGSGPHLMYAQHDFVARSVPASLQPGTFDLIMCRNTLPYLDRERFLVDAGRWLTPKGQLHLTVPLVEPGAPPPPRWARNLTPEQIRNLGAGWRSRTDYPLDASHVCVVLSGYADAPTL; via the coding sequence ATGCCTGACCTCCTGCCCGTGCCCACGGCCCCGGGGATAGTGCCGCTGTCTGCGGCTGCGGAGTGGGACGCCTGGTACACCAGGGACGCGAGGATGCGCGTGCCCATCACCGATGCGGAGATGGAACTCTTCCACCAGCACGTGGACGCGGCCCCGGGAATGCTGGCGCTCGATGCGGGATGTGGAACCGGCCACTGGTCACGTCGACTGGCTGCGGCAGGCCTGGGCGTCCTGGGCATGGACGTTTCACCCACGGCCCTGGCCATGGCCCGATGGCAGGGCTCCGGACCCCACCTCATGTACGCCCAGCACGACTTCGTCGCCCGGTCCGTCCCGGCCAGCCTGCAGCCCGGCACGTTCGACCTGATCATGTGCCGCAACACCCTGCCCTATCTGGACCGGGAACGGTTCCTCGTCGACGCCGGCCGCTGGCTGACCCCCAAGGGCCAACTGCACCTCACGGTGCCGCTCGTCGAACCAGGCGCCCCGCCCCCGCCCCGATGGGCAAGGAACCTCACCCCAGAGCAGATCCGCAACCTGGGGGCGGGCTGGAGATCGAGAACGGACTACCCACTGGACGCCAGCCACGTGTGCGTGGTCCTCAGCGGCTACGCAGACGCTCCGACGCTATAG
- a CDS encoding glutamine synthetase family protein, giving the protein MTDEINDRLTRDRLGELVQAHEINTVMLGVPDLMGRLKGKSFDALHFLTQLPAGSEMCAYILASDVNMTPQDGFGLTGWHEGYGDLRVVPDLGAIRRLSYLPGTVLIFGDAHDHNGYRIPVAPREMLRQQIKYLADLGWEVRVGIESEFLLYHGSAERSRRAGYRGLTPVSPHNLDYALDHPPGLSAFFGALRDALHQADAPVEAIKTEGAPGQIEVTWPYGDAMRACDTYAVHKHAVRAIAAPQRMTPTFMAAPETGIGSGLHFHVSLWRDSEPKFETGFGAGLPEALGHSIAGLLDALPEMAPLYAPYPNSYRRFAPYSFAPTNFTWGYDNRTCAIRVAGRHKDTRLEVRLPGADANPYLALAAVLAGILHGITKHPMLPDPCTGDAYEANPLPGPVPHTLDEAVAEFTEGSLATHAFSPSVVQHYAHAARAEIDAHHGQVTDVDRARGFFHA; this is encoded by the coding sequence ATGACCGACGAGATCAACGACCGTCTCACCCGTGACAGGCTCGGCGAGCTCGTCCAGGCCCACGAGATCAACACGGTGATGCTCGGCGTCCCGGACCTGATGGGCCGCCTGAAGGGGAAGAGCTTCGACGCTCTCCACTTCCTCACGCAGCTTCCCGCCGGGTCGGAGATGTGCGCCTACATCCTGGCGTCCGACGTCAACATGACCCCGCAGGACGGCTTCGGGCTCACCGGCTGGCACGAAGGGTACGGAGACCTGAGGGTCGTCCCCGATCTGGGTGCCATCCGGCGTCTGAGCTACCTGCCCGGCACCGTTCTCATCTTTGGCGACGCCCACGACCACAACGGCTACCGCATCCCGGTGGCACCTCGGGAGATGCTGCGCCAACAGATCAAGTACCTGGCAGACCTCGGGTGGGAGGTCCGGGTGGGCATCGAGAGTGAGTTCCTGCTCTACCACGGCAGCGCAGAACGTAGCCGCCGAGCGGGATACCGGGGCCTGACGCCCGTGTCGCCCCACAACCTCGACTATGCCCTCGACCATCCCCCCGGCCTCTCCGCGTTCTTCGGAGCCCTCCGGGACGCGCTGCACCAGGCCGACGCACCGGTCGAGGCGATCAAGACGGAAGGGGCACCGGGACAGATCGAGGTCACGTGGCCGTACGGCGATGCGATGCGGGCCTGCGACACGTACGCCGTGCACAAGCACGCTGTGCGGGCCATTGCCGCACCGCAGCGTATGACGCCGACGTTCATGGCCGCCCCCGAGACGGGCATCGGCTCCGGCCTGCACTTCCACGTCTCCCTGTGGCGTGACAGCGAGCCCAAGTTCGAGACGGGGTTTGGCGCGGGTCTTCCCGAGGCCCTCGGGCATTCCATTGCCGGACTCCTCGACGCACTGCCCGAGATGGCACCGCTGTACGCCCCCTATCCCAACTCCTACCGGCGATTCGCTCCCTACTCCTTCGCACCGACGAACTTCACGTGGGGGTACGACAACCGCACCTGTGCCATCAGGGTCGCCGGCCGCCACAAGGACACCCGGCTGGAGGTCCGGCTCCCGGGCGCCGACGCCAACCCCTACCTCGCACTCGCCGCGGTCCTCGCGGGAATCCTCCACGGCATCACGAAGCACCCCATGCTGCCGGACCCCTGTACAGGGGACGCCTATGAGGCCAATCCGCTCCCGGGGCCGGTGCCGCACACTCTCGACGAGGCAGTGGCCGAATTCACGGAGGGCTCTCTTGCCACGCACGCCTTCAGCCCCTCGGTGGTGCAGCACTACGCCCACGCCGCCCGAGCCGAAATCGACGCGCACCACGGCCAGGTCACGGACGTGGACCGCGCGAGGGGGTTCTTCCATGCCTGA
- a CDS encoding amino acid permease: MGGFGNFAISFSVICILAGGMTLFGYGLNTGGPAVMIWGWVGIGAMTLILGMCLAEVTSAYPTSGGLYYMAHRLGGPRWAWVTGWLNLLGLLGAIAGIDYGCALFVGAFASLQWGLTPTPETTILIFAGILVLHGALNAAGVRLVNVLNNISVWWQLFGVALIVGALTLAPAQHQSVSFVFGHYNNGTGFSSPVYVAALGCLLAAYTFCGYDASSHLSEETTQAQIAAPRGIVRSIAWSWAAGFVLLAGLLFAVQDYDGTLGSSTGVPPAQIFIDVLGTGMAKGLLIVVIVAQLFCGNAETAAASRMLYAFSRDGALPFSSTWRRVSHRTRTPITAVWLSVGVALVLALPSLYSPTAYAAVTAINVIGITPAYAIPVYLRLRAGRDFQPGPWHLGGWSRPLGLLSVVYVIVLTVAFCLPQASPITAESFNYAGFALAVVLVLAWITWITKGKRDYKVPPLGSAAQNAALAGDVL; encoded by the coding sequence ATGGGAGGATTCGGCAATTTCGCGATCAGCTTCAGCGTGATCTGCATCCTGGCCGGCGGCATGACGCTGTTCGGCTACGGCCTGAACACCGGCGGCCCCGCCGTCATGATCTGGGGCTGGGTCGGCATCGGCGCCATGACCTTAATTCTGGGGATGTGCCTGGCCGAGGTGACGTCCGCCTACCCCACCTCAGGCGGCCTCTACTACATGGCCCACCGTCTCGGCGGCCCCCGCTGGGCGTGGGTGACCGGCTGGCTCAACCTCCTCGGCCTGCTCGGCGCCATCGCAGGCATCGACTACGGCTGTGCCCTGTTCGTCGGAGCGTTCGCCAGTCTCCAGTGGGGTCTGACGCCCACGCCGGAGACGACGATCCTGATCTTCGCGGGCATCCTGGTCCTCCACGGCGCGCTGAACGCCGCCGGGGTCCGGCTGGTCAACGTCCTCAACAACATCTCCGTGTGGTGGCAGCTCTTCGGCGTCGCTCTGATCGTCGGGGCGCTCACCCTGGCCCCGGCCCAGCACCAGTCGGTGTCCTTCGTGTTCGGGCACTACAACAACGGCACCGGCTTCTCCAGCCCCGTCTACGTGGCCGCTCTCGGCTGCCTGCTGGCTGCGTATACGTTCTGCGGTTATGACGCCTCCTCCCACCTGTCGGAGGAGACCACTCAGGCCCAGATAGCGGCGCCCCGCGGCATCGTCCGCTCGATCGCCTGGTCCTGGGCGGCCGGCTTCGTGCTCCTTGCAGGCCTGTTGTTCGCGGTCCAGGACTACGACGGCACCCTCGGTTCGAGTACTGGTGTCCCCCCGGCGCAGATCTTCATCGACGTCCTCGGCACCGGCATGGCCAAGGGACTGCTGATCGTCGTGATCGTCGCACAGTTGTTCTGTGGCAACGCGGAGACCGCCGCTGCGAGCCGGATGTTGTACGCGTTCTCCCGCGACGGAGCCCTGCCGTTCTCGTCGACGTGGCGGCGGGTCAGCCACCGCACCCGCACCCCGATCACCGCGGTGTGGCTGTCCGTCGGCGTCGCCCTGGTCCTGGCGCTGCCGAGCCTGTACTCGCCGACCGCGTACGCCGCCGTCACCGCGATCAACGTCATCGGGATCACCCCCGCCTACGCGATCCCCGTCTACCTCCGCCTCCGCGCCGGCCGGGACTTCCAGCCCGGACCCTGGCACCTCGGAGGCTGGAGCCGCCCCCTTGGGCTCCTCTCCGTGGTGTACGTGATCGTCCTGACGGTCGCGTTCTGCCTGCCGCAGGCCTCCCCGATCACCGCCGAGTCGTTCAACTACGCAGGCTTCGCACTGGCCGTGGTCCTCGTCCTGGCCTGGATCACGTGGATCACCAAGGGCAAGCGCGACTACAAGGTTCCCCCGCTCGGCTCCGCTGCTCAGAACGCTGCTCTTGCCGGGGACGTGCTGTGA
- a CDS encoding DUF6302 family protein produces MTNHRTKREVSANRAAVIAQKATVVRRYTCEGASMAALCRDYGVGIGWLRRQFDVWDVPRRTLGRSAFAAVQETSADERERAALAQRLAEPGLLEQSLVLDLSSARVSGAGVSRLAVPVGGVRVAGEVTVGNWGEALIVILQLEAHPERYPKVRQRKPLGSPWEPRTVCWGASTPVDDWPTRGRMFGYHEAGINEYTAAHAQSSAPLGQR; encoded by the coding sequence ATGACGAATCACCGCACCAAGCGCGAGGTCTCAGCAAATCGCGCAGCAGTTATCGCCCAGAAGGCGACCGTGGTCCGCCGATACACCTGCGAGGGCGCGTCTATGGCGGCGCTCTGCCGTGACTACGGTGTGGGAATCGGATGGCTGCGGCGGCAGTTCGATGTCTGGGACGTACCCCGGCGCACGCTCGGACGGAGTGCCTTCGCAGCAGTGCAGGAGACATCCGCCGATGAGCGGGAGCGGGCGGCGCTTGCTCAGCGTCTGGCGGAGCCCGGCCTGCTCGAGCAGAGCCTCGTCCTCGATCTCAGCTCAGCCCGGGTCTCCGGCGCAGGCGTGAGCCGGCTGGCGGTGCCCGTGGGCGGGGTTCGCGTAGCGGGGGAAGTGACCGTCGGGAACTGGGGCGAGGCACTGATCGTCATTCTGCAGCTGGAAGCACATCCAGAGCGGTATCCCAAGGTCCGCCAGCGTAAGCCGCTCGGCTCGCCGTGGGAGCCGAGAACCGTCTGCTGGGGTGCCTCTACACCCGTCGATGACTGGCCCACGCGAGGCCGCATGTTCGGATACCACGAAGCCGGGATCAACGAATACACCGCCGCTCACGCCCAGTCGTCCGCGCCCCTCGGCCAGCGCTGA
- a CDS encoding ATP-binding protein, producing MTLTATAIRLAPRLHEDRLDAMAVWFERQLRSPCQPMPPQDARRVPQMRRLVAARLRLCGLPELVEPMRLLTSELVTNALEHGDGPVSLLLSCSSETVRLTVDDGSRESPRLRAPELDAESGRGLWIVESIASEYGGSWGVSPTARRPGALSQCPQQRNLPSDGRFGVHAAAADVSGRTGHGHG from the coding sequence ATGACGCTCACCGCGACAGCCATTCGCCTCGCACCCCGTCTGCACGAGGACCGGCTTGATGCCATGGCCGTATGGTTCGAGCGGCAGCTACGGAGCCCGTGCCAGCCGATGCCGCCTCAGGATGCCCGTCGTGTTCCGCAGATGCGCCGGCTCGTGGCCGCCCGGCTGCGTCTGTGTGGATTACCTGAACTCGTTGAGCCCATGCGGCTGTTGACGAGCGAGCTGGTCACCAACGCACTGGAGCACGGAGATGGCCCGGTGTCTCTGCTCCTCTCCTGTTCAAGCGAGACCGTCCGGCTGACGGTCGACGACGGCTCGCGAGAGAGTCCCCGGCTGAGAGCGCCTGAGCTGGATGCCGAGAGCGGGCGGGGGCTGTGGATTGTTGAGTCCATCGCTTCCGAGTACGGCGGCTCCTGGGGTGTCAGCCCGACTGCACGAAGACCTGGTGCTCTCTCGCAGTGCCCGCAGCAAAGGAACCTGCCGTCTGATGGCCGCTTTGGAGTTCACGCCGCCGCAGCAGACGTCAGCGGCCGCACCGGCCATGGACATGGGTGA
- a CDS encoding helix-turn-helix transcriptional regulator gives MARPAGNIQLKSARVAAGYPSQQALADALGVGVRQVRRWESEAPPWPQPEVGQALSRLLGQDLEALGFLSPTGVTPGRGRRSALATAAAAVGLAAVPTQAAAVLQPASVVADFEAVTRSHRRLYWSVAPAALHPSAMAHAALGLVLLSETAGQTRRGVAAALAETYLLAGRIEFFDLREPDHATQTLLRALQAAGEADDPLIGAAALAHTAFIPAWGGRRDEAVERMVAARTYARRGSASAGLLAWLDAVEAECETRCGNTRPALHLIGHAEDVLAADSEHADPPWLDWFSPVRLAAFKGNTQLKAGHLPQARETLLAVLSTLDPSEEKQTTIVLGDLAAVEAAAGQPEEACRYALRALDQLERTWYAMGMDRVREVRRVLAPHQNERCVRELDDRLYGWSTTVSALTR, from the coding sequence GTGGCACGGCCCGCAGGCAACATTCAGCTCAAGTCCGCCCGGGTGGCGGCAGGTTACCCGTCCCAGCAGGCGCTCGCCGACGCGCTCGGGGTGGGAGTACGTCAGGTACGTCGTTGGGAGTCAGAGGCACCGCCGTGGCCGCAGCCAGAGGTGGGACAGGCACTCTCGCGCTTACTCGGCCAGGATCTCGAGGCGCTCGGATTCCTCTCGCCAACTGGCGTGACGCCGGGGCGAGGGCGCCGGTCTGCACTGGCGACGGCAGCGGCTGCGGTCGGCTTGGCTGCGGTTCCGACACAAGCCGCCGCCGTGCTACAACCGGCCAGCGTGGTGGCCGATTTCGAGGCGGTGACGCGCTCTCATCGGCGCTTGTACTGGTCGGTTGCCCCCGCCGCACTGCATCCCTCAGCCATGGCCCACGCCGCTCTGGGCTTGGTCCTGCTGTCCGAGACGGCCGGACAGACCAGGCGGGGAGTGGCCGCGGCCCTCGCCGAGACGTACCTACTCGCCGGCCGGATTGAGTTCTTCGACCTTCGCGAGCCGGACCACGCAACGCAGACGCTGCTGCGCGCTCTCCAGGCGGCAGGCGAGGCAGATGACCCGCTCATCGGTGCCGCAGCGCTCGCTCACACGGCATTCATTCCGGCGTGGGGCGGACGTCGCGACGAGGCCGTCGAGCGCATGGTGGCTGCGCGTACGTACGCGCGGCGCGGGTCTGCATCGGCGGGGTTGCTTGCCTGGCTGGACGCGGTCGAGGCGGAGTGCGAGACCCGGTGCGGCAACACGCGTCCCGCGCTGCATTTGATCGGTCATGCTGAGGATGTCTTAGCCGCGGACTCCGAGCACGCTGATCCTCCATGGCTGGACTGGTTCAGTCCTGTACGACTAGCTGCATTTAAGGGCAATACGCAGCTGAAGGCCGGCCATCTGCCGCAAGCACGCGAGACCCTCCTCGCTGTACTCAGCACACTTGATCCGAGCGAGGAGAAGCAGACCACCATTGTACTCGGCGATTTGGCCGCGGTAGAGGCCGCTGCCGGACAGCCTGAGGAGGCCTGCAGGTACGCGCTACGGGCACTCGATCAGCTGGAACGGACCTGGTATGCGATGGGAATGGACCGGGTGCGGGAGGTGCGGCGCGTGCTGGCGCCGCACCAGAACGAGCGGTGTGTGCGAGAGCTGGACGACCGACTGTATGGCTGGTCGACGACCGTCAGTGCGCTGACTCGTTGA
- a CDS encoding HAD family hydrolase, giving the protein MIRAVVFDVGECLVDETREYGTWADWLGVPRHTFHAMFGAVIAQGRDYREVFQEFRPGFDLSEERELRVAAGQPEAFDERDLYEDVRPTFRQLRADGLWLGIAGNQTIRAGKLLRELFAEDVDLIGTSDDWDASKPAPEFFQRVAEAVPFRNDEILYVGDRVDNDLRPAVTAGMHTALVHRGPWATIQWRTTEAEKLPAFRIESLLELSGLIINFNESAH; this is encoded by the coding sequence ATGATTCGTGCAGTGGTGTTCGATGTCGGTGAGTGTTTGGTGGACGAGACCCGCGAGTATGGCACCTGGGCCGACTGGCTCGGCGTTCCCCGACATACCTTTCATGCCATGTTCGGCGCGGTCATCGCGCAAGGCCGCGACTACCGAGAGGTCTTCCAGGAGTTCCGACCCGGTTTCGACTTGTCTGAGGAGCGCGAGCTTCGGGTGGCCGCCGGTCAGCCGGAGGCGTTCGATGAGCGGGACCTGTACGAGGATGTCCGGCCAACGTTCAGGCAACTACGGGCGGACGGCCTGTGGCTGGGCATTGCAGGCAACCAGACAATCCGTGCCGGAAAGCTTCTACGCGAGCTGTTCGCGGAGGACGTCGACCTGATCGGCACCTCGGACGACTGGGACGCCAGCAAGCCAGCCCCCGAGTTCTTCCAGCGCGTTGCCGAGGCTGTCCCCTTCCGTAACGACGAGATCCTTTACGTCGGTGACCGCGTGGACAACGACCTGCGGCCGGCGGTCACGGCAGGCATGCACACCGCGCTGGTGCACCGCGGCCCATGGGCAACCATTCAGTGGCGGACCACGGAAGCCGAAAAACTCCCGGCTTTCAGGATCGAGAGTCTCCTTGAGCTGTCCGGGCTGATCATCAACTTCAACGAGTCAGCGCACTGA